CGCAAGAATCCGCTCACTTTTGACTCGTATGCGGAATTGCGCGAGCTGTTTCGCGCGCTGGCGCATGCGGACGACGTCAAGGCCGTCATCATCACGGGCAGCGGCGGCAATTTCTGCTCGGGCGGCGACGTGCACGACATCATCGGCCCGTTGACGCAGCTCGACATGCCCGGCCTGCTGGCATTTACCCGCATGACGGGCGACGTAGTAAAAGCCATGCGGGCCTGCCCGCAGCCCATCATCGCCGCCATCGACGGCATTTGCGCTGGTGCCGGCGCCATGCTGGCGCTCGCTTCCGATATCCGCCTCGGCACGGCGCGCAGCAAGACGGCCTTTCTGTTTACCCGCGTGGGCCTGGCCGGCTGCGACATGGGCGCCTGCGCCTTGCTGCCGCGCGTGATCGGCCAGGGCCGCGCCGCCGAACTGCTGTACACGGGGCGCTCCTTGGGCGGCGCCGAGGCCGAGCGCTGGGGCTGGCTCAACCGCCTGGTCGAGCCGGAAGAGCTGGACGAGGCGGCGC
Above is a genomic segment from Janthinobacterium sp. 64 containing:
- a CDS encoding enoyl-CoA hydratase family protein; the protein is MRHLPGQPQDLPGNRASLAGYAARHFLFAVDAGVATLTLHRPERKNPLTFDSYAELRELFRALAHADDVKAVIITGSGGNFCSGGDVHDIIGPLTQLDMPGLLAFTRMTGDVVKAMRACPQPIIAAIDGICAGAGAMLALASDIRLGTARSKTAFLFTRVGLAGCDMGACALLPRVIGQGRAAELLYTGRSLGGAEAERWGWLNRLVEPEELDEAAQLFAAGLASGPTFAHGMTKKMLQQEWNMGVDEAIEAEAQAQAICMATNDFHRAYHAFVAKEKPQFEGN